The Anopheles coluzzii chromosome 2, AcolN3, whole genome shotgun sequence genome window below encodes:
- the LOC120952118 gene encoding ran-binding protein 3: MANVERDDNMLNEEQESSQSNSSNGSSSVVQPSSFQLKSSVLRQSTFGGSAFLGGGGSSSSNSISSSPSLAGFVGGNAGLANSFNLKPSVLKPSQLSFGGIGSIKEGNGAAADKNGNDAVAPAPTNPFLKTQFSEDEPSDADAKGGSAESSKSATDKDGDNSTNSNNIDPLAKLKSASLPKSNLFANVKKSTLSEASCGFVFGQNVHERVTGENLSNASANTLPTTGFSFATSVAATAGESGTGGAGGNTANTASSNASGTATGKDGSDSSDGSSREPKDRESLEEAARRYEESRGALKRKYEEVETITGEEDERNVVEINCKLFAFAKSNWEERGHGTLRLNDKDNNESRVVFRQSGNLRVLINTKVWAGMVAQQPSQKSLRLTAIDSTGQIKVFLVMSRPEVITKLHKELSKRIETAKQTAEQEAAKENKDDNKPAVPIAPSCLDDAGSDDGSSIPVPADTEHLLSNADDADEPSSKKRASITSPPSS; the protein is encoded by the exons ATGGCGAATGTTGAAA GAGACGACAACATGTTGAATGAAGAGCAAGAATCGTCCCAATCCAACAGCAGCAATGGTTCAAGCAGTGTGGTGCAACCATCCAGCTTCCAGCTGAAATCAAGCGTCCTTAGACAGTCTACCTTTGGCGGATCTGCGTTCCTTGGGGGAGGTGGTTCTTCATCGAGCAACAGCATATCGTCCTCGCCATCCCTAGCCGGCTTTGTCGGCGGTAATGCTGGCTTGGCAAACAGCTTCAACCTGAAACCAAGCGTGCTGAAACCATCACAGCTATCGTTTGGCGGAATCGGAAGCATCAAAGAAGGTAACGGTGCGGCTGCAGATAAGAATGGTAATGATGCCGTCGCACCGGCCCCTACAAATCCCTTCCTGAAGACGCAGTTCAGCGAGGATGAACCATCGGATGCGGATGCAAAGGGTGGCTCGGCGGAAAGTAGCAAATCGGCAACGGACAAGGATGGCGACAACAGTACGAACAGCAACAATATCGATCCTTTGGCAAAGCTGAAAAGTGCCTCCCTGCCGAAGTCGAACCTATTCGCGAATGTGAAAAAATCGACGCTGAGCGAAGCGTCGTGCGGATTTGTGTTTGGCCAAAATGTCCACGAACGTGTGACGGGTGAAAATCTTAGCAACGCCAGTGCCAACACTCTTCCAACCACTGGCTTTTCATTCGCCACAAGCGTAGCGGCAACAGCGGGCGAAAGTGGTACGGGTGGAGCGGGGGGCAATACAGCGAACACAGCTTCGTCGAACGCTTCCGGCACCGCAACCGGCAAGGATGGGTCCGACTCTTCGGATGGCAGCAGCCGGGAGCCAAAGGATCGCGAAAGTCTGGAGGAAGCTGCCCGCCGCTATGAGGAAAGCCGAGGAGCACTGAAACGCAAGTACGAAGAGGTCGAGACCATCACTGGCGAAGAGGACGAACGGAACGTGGTCGAAATTAATTGCAAGCTGTTTGCGTTCGCCAAGTCGAACTGGGAGGAGCGTGGTCACGGCACGCTGCGACTTAATGATAAAGACAACAATGAATCTCGCGTTGTATTTCGGCAGTCCGGTAATCTTCGTGTATTGATCAACACTAAG GTATGGGCCGGAATGGTCGCACAACAACCGAGTCAAAAAAGTCTGCGTCTTACAGCTATTGACAGCACTGGACAGATAAAGGTGTTTCTAGTGATG TCCCGTCCAGAAGTGATTACGAAGCTCCATAAAGAGCTTTCGAAGCGCATTGAAACGGCGAAGCAAACGGCCGAGCAGGAGGCAGCAAAGGAAAATAAGGATGATAATAAGCCCGCGGTCCCTATTGCTCCATCCTGCTTAGATGACGCTGGATCAGACGACGGTTCCTCCATACCCGTACCGGCGGACACCGAACATTTACTATCGAACgcagatgatgctgatgagcCTAGTTCAAAGAAACGAGCCAGCATAACGTCACCACCGTCCTCCTAA
- the LOC120952117 gene encoding puff-specific protein Bx42: MSLSTVLPAPSNPVWDRDDERKMKTPSMGALVSAKVAAPPYGQRKGWIPRTDADFGDGGAFPEIHVAQYPLGMGAPGNASKKSNALAVQLDQTGKVKYDAIARQGHSKDKIVYSNINQLLPAEVLAEDSEELQMPDQETINEITENTRKALEKLTNQKIVSAMPVRAAEKQAPAQYIRYTPSQQGDAFNSGAKQRIIRMVEAQVDPMEPPRFRINKKIPRGPPSPPAPVLHSPTRKVTVKEQKEWKVPPCISNWKNAKGYTIPLDKRLAADGRGLQQVHINEKFAKMAEALYIADRKAREAVEARAQLEKKLAQKEKEKKEDMLRQMAQRARDERAGIRHPDAAGESLAGGSGTTDLRERDEIRAERHRERARDRNLARAAPEKRSKLQRERERDISEQIALGMPAKTNLAGESQFDQRLFNTSKGMDSGYGDDEAYNVYDKPWRDSGTLGQHLYRPSKSIDNDAYGADLDKIVNTNRFVPDKEFSGTDRSAQNVRQGPVQFEKEEDPFGLDQFLSMAKKAPKRKEDSFAGASGSGSSSRDKDRKKRRD; this comes from the exons ATGTCACTGTCCACTGTTTTGCCCGCGCCATCCAATCCCGTTTGGGATCGAGATGATGAGCGCAAGATGAAGACACCATCGATGGGCGCATTGGTAAGCGCCAAGGTTGCAGCCCCTCCGTACGGACAGCGCAAAGGATGGATCCCTAGAACTGATGCAGATTTTGGCGATGGAGGTGCTTTTCCGGAAATTCATGTGGCCCAGTATCCTTTGG GTATGGGTGCTCCCGGAAATGCGTCCAAGAAATCGAACGCGCTGGCGGTACAGCTAGACCAAACAGGGAAGGTGAAGTACGATGCCATTGCTCGCCAGGGCCACTCGAAGGACAAAATTGTGTATTCCAACATCAACCAACTGCTTCCAGCGGAAGTGCTGGCCGAGGACTCGGAAGAACTGCAAATGCCTGACCAAGAGACGATTAACGAAATAACGGAAAACActcgcaaagcgttggaaaagcTGACAAACCAGAAGATCGTATCGGCTATGCCGGTGAGAGCCGCCGAAAAGCAAGCGCCCGCACAGTACATCCGCTACACGCCGTCCCAGCAGGGCGATGCGTTCAATTCCGGCGCGAAACAGCGCATCATTCGTATGGTGGAAGCACAAGTGGATCCGATGGAACCGCCCCGTTTCCGCATCAACAAAAAGATCCCCCGCGGGCCGCCTTCTCCTCCTGCGCCAGTACTGCACTCTCCCACGAGAAAAGTCACGGTAAAGGAGCAGAAGGAATGGAAAGTACCGCCTTGCATTTCGAACTGGAAAAACGCAAAGGGTTACACTATTCCGCTAGACAAGCGTCTTGCTGCCGATGGCCGGGGTTTACAGCAGGTGCATATAAACGAAAAGTTCGCCAAGATGGCCGAAGCACTGTACATCGCCGATCGTAAGGCACGCGAGGCCGTGGAGGCTCGTGCACAGCTGGAAAAGAAATTGGcccaaaaagaaaaggaaaagaaggaagacATGCTTCGCCAAATGGCTCAGCGTGCGCGTGACGAGCGGGCGGGAATACGTCATCCGGATGCAGCTGGCGAAAGTCTTGCCGGGGGCTCGGGTACGACCGATTTGCGCGAGCGCGATGAGATACGTGCGGAAAGACACCGCGAGCGAGCCCGCGATCGTAACCTTGCAAGAGCTGCCCCGGAGAAGCGGTCGAAGCTACAGCGTGAGAGGGAGCGTGACATTTCGGAACAGATTGCACTGGGAATGCCAGCCAAAACTAACCTGGCAGGTGAATCACAGTTCGACCAGCGTCTATTCAATACCTCAAAGGGTATGGACTCTGGGTACGGGGACGATGAAGCATACAACGTTTACGACAAGCCGTGGCGTGACTCGGGCACCCTGGGACAACATTTGTACCGGCCGAGCAAATCAATCGACAACGACGCATACGGCGCAGATCTGGACAAGATCGTCAACACCAACAGATTCGTTCCCGATAAGGAGTTCAGCGGAACGGACCGCAGTGCACAGAATGTACGGCAAGGGCCGGTACAGTTCGAAAAGGAAGAGGATCCCTTTGGTTTGGACCAATTCTTGTCGATGGCCAAGAAAGCGCCTAAAAGGAAAGAAGATTCTTTTGCTGGCGCAAGTGGTAGCGGTAGCAGTAGCCGTGATAAGGATCGTAAAAAACGCAGGGATTAG